In Thiothrix unzii, the sequence GCATTTATTCCAAAAATTGGCAGCATTTTCCGGGCGTTACGACTTGACCATGCAGGTGGAAAGTTTCACTAATTTGTTTGATGGTTATTACGACAACGACATTTATTTTCACACGCCTACCCACTTTTTACCGGATTTGCATTGCGACTGGCGGCTGCATCATTTGCGGCAAATGGATATTGTGTTGGTGATTGGTAAAGAAGATCCATTTCTGGGCAATAACCACCATCTCAGCCATATTTTGCATAGCAAGGGTATTCGCCATCAGTTGCACGAATGGGACGAGCGGGCGCACCGTGGTTACTATTGGCGGCGCATGGCAACATTGTATTTGTAATTGCACACTACGCCGCTCAATGTTTCACGATTTTCGAGAATAATTGGATGATCATGACTCCAGCAATGATCATGCCCATGCCGAGTGCGGCAGCTAAATCCAAGCGTTCGTCGTAAAAAATAATGCCAATAACGCTGATCAGTACAATGCCTAAGCCCGACCATACGGCGTAAGTGAACCCCAGTGGCAGAGTGCGTAATGCCAGTGTCATGAAATAAAATGCCAGCCCGTAACCGATTACCATAATCAAGGTGGGAATCGGTTTGGTGAATTCTTCGGTAGCTCGTAGTGAACTGGTGGCGATAACTTCAGCAATAATGGCGAGTGTAAGGTAAAAGTAAGCCATAAGTTTAATGTTGCCCGCGAAAAAATAATTCGTAGAGTGTTAAGCCAATTTCTACCACAATCAAGATAGTTATATACCATTCGACGCGGTGGCTTTGCCGAGTTTGCAATAAATCTAACAAGGTTTCAGCGGTGTTAGAAATGACTTGCAGCTTGCGTTCTAGGCCAAGGTGGCGTTCGCGAAGCTCGAATTCATCCTCTAAACGCAAATACAAGCCTTCCAATTCGGGGCGTTCCCATAATAAATCCGGTTTTTCAGCGACTTCTGCACGTCCCACCATGCGTTGCTGGCTGAGCAGTGAATCACCAATGTAACTGAGTAATTCATGCCGTTTACGCCCACCGTGCCCGCCTTTGCTTAAGTTCTGTGCCAACGGTTCAATTTGCTCAAAGGTTTTCGCCACCCGCGCTTCATCATCGGATAGCACGGAGCTACGCGCCAGCATTTCGGCTACCAATTGCAAGCGTTGAATAGAGGTGTCGTGTAACCACAAACACCCTTGCGCATCCACACCTTCGAGCTGTTCGGTATCAATGCGTACCTCGATCAATTCATCGTCAGGCCAAGTGCGCGGTTCATTGGTCAAAGGTAACAGTCGTTCTAAAAATTGGGTTTCTTGCTCACTGTTCATGCCAAAAAATACTACCACCCCATAGCGAAACAGGACGACACAGCCCCCGCCGGGAATCGCCACCGTCAGTGGGTTAATGGCAAGCGTTTCATCCGCACGAAACGGTTTTGCGTCAATGCGACTACCGATTAATGCGGCACGCACACGAATCTGCACGGTATTTTGTAAGTTCAAGGTGACGTTATTCACACGAATACTCTGTTTGGTTATCGGGTTGCAGGTTGATTACCTATGCATGGTAAAGGTGAATAGTTTGTTTGGCGATGACTGACATCATTTCTTAATCTAAATGAAACAAATACGTCAACAATAGCGCGTAGTCTGCACGACGGAATAACTTTAAGTGTGACAAGAGGATTTCGGCATGAGCGACGTACACAACACGTCTAATAATCTGACCTTTGAACAAGTATTACAGGCACGGCTGAGTCGTCGTCACTTACTTAAAGGCGGTTTTTACTTGATGACCGCATCCGTGTTGGGGGCTGGCTTAAGTGGTTGTGATACGGCGGAAAAAACCGTTGCCGACGTTCCAGCACAAAGCTTGGCGTTGACGTTTAAACCTGTCGCGAAAAGTGTTGCTGACGTGCTCAGTGTTCCTGAAGGCTATACCGCAACGGTGTTATTAGCGACAGGTGACCCGCTTAAAGCCGGAGTGACTGCGTATAAAAACGATGGCACAGACCATGATTTTAATAACCGTGCAGGCGACCACCACGATGGCTTGTTTTATTTCGGCTTGAATGCCGCCGGTAACGGTTGGGATGCAAGCAATGCGCAACGGGGCTTGCTGTGTATTAACCATGAAGTTGCGGAAGATTTAGGCTTTATGCATCCGGCAGGGGCGACGGATTATGGTAAAGACAGTACCAATCAACGTCCCACTCAAGAAATTGGTAAAGAAGTGGCAGCTCACGGCGTTACGGTGGTCGAAGTTACTAAAACTGCAACGGGTTATCGGATTAATCCAGAAAATCCGTTGAATCGCCGGATTACTGCCGCAACGCTGTTTGAATTGGCTGGCATTGCAGCCGGTAGTGACGCAATGAAAACCGCATTTTCACCCACGGGTCAACAAACGCGAGGCACGGTTAATAATTGTGCTAATGGTTATACCCCGTGGGGTACTTACCTGACATGTGAAGAAAACTGGGCAGAATATTTCTACCGGCGCGAAGATGACAGCGTGCGTACTCCGAAAGAGTTGGCAGGTTTTAAACGTTACGGTATCAAAGGTGATACCTCCGGGCGTTATAACTGGGCGCGTGCTGGTGCAAATGATAGTTCCGACTTATACCGTCGTTGGAATACAGGGGTTAGCGGTGCGACTGCGGCAGAAGATTTCCGCAATATTGCCAATACGTTTGGCTGGGTAGTCGAAATTAACCCCTTCAAGCCTGATGAAACACCCAAAAAGCGCACATCATTAGGGCGTTTTGCCCACGAAGGTGCGTGGCCTGCGCCAGTAACTGCGGGAAAGCCAGTGGTGTTTTATATGGGGGATGATTCACGCAATGAATATATTTACAAATACGTGTCGGATGCGCTGTGGAACGAAGCTGATGCTAACGGCGGCATGGCTGCGGGCGATAAATATTTGAATGCCGGAAAATTATACGTTGCTCAATTTAACGCTGATGGCACGGGAGCGTGGTTATTGCTGGCAATGGACAATAAAGCGATTACTGCTTACCCCGACTACGCTTTCAATGATGCGGCGGATTTGCTGATTCATGCCCGGCTTGCTGCGGATGCGGTCGGTGCAACTAAAATGGATCGCCCGGAATGGGGCGCGATTAATCCGCTGAACGGCGAGGTTTACATGACCTTGACCAATAATGTTTCTGAGAAAAATGGACGCGGGGTAGCAACACCTTTGGATGCGGCTAATCCACGTTATTACAACGGTGTCAAAGGTGAAAAAGCCGTTGCGGGCAATCTTAACGGACACATTATCCGTTGGCGCGAAGCCAGCAATGATCACGCAGCTACGCAGTTTCAGTGGGATGTTTATTTGTTCGGTGCACCTGCATCCGCTGCTGTGGACACCAATATTTCTCAGTTGACCGCAGATAATGATTTTTCCAGCCCTGATGGTTTGTGGTTTAGCGCGGTAAATCCGGGGCTTTTGTGGGTGCAAACGGATGATGCTTATTACACCGATACCACTAACTGCATGATGTTGGCAGCGATTCCGGGGCAGGTTGGTGACGGCGTGTCAACGACGCTGACCAATAAAGCCGTAGCCACTAATAATGGTGCAGATCAGGACGTGAATACTCGTGTTGGCAAGCAACCGGGCGATAATTTGCGCCGCTTTCTTGTGGGGCCAAAAGATTGTGAAATTACCGGCATGACAGAAACCCCGGATGGCAAAGCACTGTTTATCAACATTCAGCATCCCGGCGAAAATAGCAGCGAAACTTGGGCAACCGATGGCAATATGACCAGCCATTGGCCTGATGGTGGCAACGCCCGCCCACGCTCCGCAACCGTGGTCATTACCCGCAATGATGGCGGTAAAATTGCCGTCTAAAACTGACGGACGTTAACGATAATTACCTCTCCCATGTCTTTAAGATGATAGCCCGGTGCAATGCCGGGCTTACCCCTTGCTTAGCACCAATCATCTAATCATCACGCTGCATGTATCATCGGAATATCATGAAGAAGGTGTTACTTGTCACGAAACATGGTAAGAAAATACGCCTCATCAAAAATTTCAGCCTGATGAAATAATACCTTAACGCAAATGTAATAGAGTCTTGAAGCACTTATCCAGCAAGGTTCAAGAGTCATGCGTATATTGATGGTTTCCGACGTATATTTCCCGCGTGTCAACGGCGTTTCCACCTCGATCCAAGCGTTCCGGCAAGCATTGCAGGCGGCAGGGCACAGTGTCACGTTGATTGCCCCGGATTATGGGCAAGCCGTGGAAGATGAGGCAGGCATTATCCGTATTGCTTCGCGGGGCGTGATTATTGACCCGGAAGACCGCATGATGCGCATCCGCCATATTCATCGTTTGACGGCGGAGTTACAGGCGGAACATTACGACATTATTCACATCCATACCCCGTTTGTGGCGCATTACGCCGGGTTAAAACTTGCCCGTAAACTCAAGCTACCTGTGGTAGCGACTTACCACACGTTTTTCGAGGAATACCTCTACAACTACATTCCTTGGTTGCCGAAGTCGTGGCTGCGTTATGTCGCACGGCGGTTTTCGCGGACGCAATGCGCAGATTTGGATGCCTTGGTAGTGCCGTCCACCGCAATGAAGCAGGTGTTGGAAAATTACGGCATTACCACCCCAATGGCTGTGTTACCGACGGGTCTGGATTTGCGAATGTTTGATAGCGGTGATGGAGCGGCATTTCGTCAACATCACAGTTTGGCTGCGGATCGCCCGTTATTGTTGTTTGTAGGGCGGGTAGCATTTGAGAAAAACATCGGCTTTTTACTGGAAGTTGTTGAGCAATTGTTGCCCTCATTACCGGATGTATTGCTGCTGATTACCGGCGAAGGCCCTGCTGAAAAATCCCTGCACGCTCAGGTTCAGCGGAGTGGCTTGGAGCAGAATGTACGTTTCATGGGCTATTTGCGGCGTGACGGTGATTTGCAAGCCTGTTACAAAGCGGCTGATGTATTTGTCTTTGCTTCGCGGACTGAAACCCAAGGTCTGGTGTTATTAGAGGCAATGGCGTGCGGCACGCCGGTGGTTTCAACGGCGGTACTGGGTACAAAGGATGTGATTGGGGCAGGTATCGGTGGTTTAGTTGCGCCGGAAAATGCCGCGTCGTTTGCAGCACAAGTGAAGCGTTTGATGATAGGTAAGACGTTACATGCGCAAAAAGCCAAGGAGGCTCGTCAGTACGCTGCTACTTGGTCACATACCGCGCAGGCGGAAAAGTTGCTGGCATTTTATCAGGACACATTGAACGCGAAGCGAGGTTGAGAACATAAAAAAAGCCCAAGTTGTTAAGACTTGAGCTTTTTTATTAGTCCGGTGTGAGCCAGACTATGAATTTGGTGCCGGGAGCGAGACTCGAACTCGCACAATGTTACCATCGGCGGATTTTGAATCCGCTGCGTCTACCGATTCCGCCATCCCGGCAGGATGTCGTGGAGGCGCATTATAGGGATGTTTTTTACATTTGTCGAAACAAATTTGCGACTCATGTTAAAATACTTCCATGCAATTAAGTGACTTTTACTACGATCTTCCACCGGAATTGATCGCCTCCGAGCCGTTATCAGAACGCACTGCCAGCCGCTTGCTCCAAGTGGGGGCTGATGGTGCGTGTCGTGACGGGAAATTTACTGACGTGTTAGAGCTGATTCAGCCTAATGATTTGTTGGTGTTTAACAATACGCGCGTTATTCCCGCTCGGCTGCACGGTCAAAAAGCGTCCGGGGGGAAGGTTGAAGTTTTGATCGAACGTGTGTTGGACGCACATACCGCGTTGGCGCATGTTCGTGCCAGTAAGTCGCCCAAACCCGGAACCCGGTTGCGCTTAGAATCAGCAGTGGATGCGGAAGTGGTGGGGCGGCAGGGCGAGTTGTTCGAGCTGCGTTTTTTGCACGAAGCAACGGTATTGAATCTGCTGGATCAATACGGGCATGTGCCGTTGCCACCTTATATTGAGCGGCAAGACACAGCGGCTGACCGCGAACGTTACCAAACCGTATTTGCGCAAACACCGGGGGCAGTGGCAGCACCGACGGCGGGGTTACATTTTGATGAGGCACTTTTAGCAGCATTGCGTGCTAAAGGCGTGGCGACTGCGGCGGTGACATTGCACGTGGGGGCGGGTACGTTTCAGCCTGTGCGGGTGCAAGATTTGTCGCAACACATTATGCACGCCGAATACGCGGATGTTTCCCTGGAAACCTGTGAAGCGGTGGCTGCGTGTAAGGCGCGTGGTGGGCGTGTGGTGGCGGTAGGAACAACTTCGGTGCGTAGTTTGGAAAGTGCTGCGCAACAGGGCACGTTACAGCCGTTTCAAGCGGATACACGCTTATTTATTACCCCCGGTTATCGCTTTAAGGTTGTGGATGCGATGATCACCAATTTTCACTTGCCGGAATCGACATTGTTAATGTTGGTGTCAGCGTTTTCTGGCTATGACGCGATAATGAAAGCTTATCAACATGCCGTTTGTCGAGGTTATCGCTTTTTTAGCTACGGTGATGCTATGTTCCTTGTGCCTTCATGCAACAATTGTTAGCGTTGTTGGCTATAATGTGATGTAACTTTTTTACAACTTGTCGTGTAAAACGCAACACTTGTTGCGAAAGTTATATAGTTTTCGTGAAAGGTAACGTATTTTTACCTACACTTAGTATCGAATGTGGCGTAATTGGAAGTCCCCCTCTTCTGATAAACGCTTTTTAGCTTTGTTTCAGGTGACTCGCCCCGTAGTCAGACGGGATCATGGTCGGAGGTTAATTGATTATGAAGAAAGGAATGACAATAAAGCCAGTATTGGCTTTGGCAGCAGGTATTCTGTTGTTTGCAGCACCAATGATTAGCCAAGCAGCACTCGAAATGCCTGCTGATAGCAAACTGGTATACCGTGTTCAGGGCATGACTCCGGGTAATGTCCTTAAAATGTACCAAGAGCCGGGTAAGGGTGTCATCGTGAACATCCCCCACAATGCAACGTGGATCGTGCGCCGCAACGCGCAAAAAACTGTCGATAAAGTCGTTTGGGAAAGAGTCAGTTGGGATGATCAAACCGGTTGGGTTGCATCTGACGCGCTGGCATTTGACCCAGAAGCAACCGATGTTGCTAAGGCTCGTCGTGAATGCATGGCAGACCCTAAAGTCCAAGACAAAGAGTGCTGTGGCTACCCTGAAGCGGCTAAAGGCGGCGTGTTCCGTTCAGTGCCTATCTACGCGGTCGAGCAATTGACAGCAGGCGAAAGTTTGATGATGTACGTCGACAAAGGTACTGATGCGATTGCGGTTGAAATCCCACACAATGCAACATGGGTTGCGAAACTGGGTCAACGTGCAGAAGCAGGTAAGTTTGCGATGGAACGGGTACGCTGGGCAGGTCAAAATGGCTGGGTAAATGCAGCGAATTTGAAGTTTGATGCTGACACCACTAAAGAAGGTGATCGTAAGCGTCAAAAATGCGGCGGCATGACCTCTGGTGAAGTGGACTTCCGTAAATCTGATGTAGTTTGTCTGCCAGCTCCGGTTATTCGTCGCTTGCAAGAGTCCGGTGCATTGGATGCTGAGACCATTAATAAATTACAGGCTCAAGGCAATAAATAATACTGAATGGCAAAAGTCGAGGTCTTGTACCAGACTCTTTGCCAGTAAGTATTAATTATAAAATCAATCATGGGGTGCAGGGTTAGTAAAGCAAAAACACGAAAACCCGTACCACGATAATTAAAAGATTTAAGGCATCCTTCTGGGATGCCTTATTTTTTTGCACAAGCGATTAAAATGAATGTTTTTCGCACGCTTCTAAGGTGTTTTGCATTAACATCGCGACGGTCATAGGCCCCACACCACCCGGAACCGGGGTAATCCATGCGGCGCGTTCAGCAGCACTTTCAAATTCCACATCACCTGTCAGTTTGCCATTTTCCAAGCGATTGATGCCCACGTCGATGACGGTTGCGCCCGGTTTAATCCATTCACCTTTTACCAAGCCCGGTTTGCCTGCCGCTGCCACCACAATATCCGCCTGACGCACTAATTCGGGGGTCATGCTGCCGCTGAAACGGTGGGTGACGGTGACAGTTGCACCCGCCAGCAGTAATTCCAATGCCATTGGACGACCGACGATATTGGACGCGCCGACGATGACCGCATGACGGCCTTTGTAAACTTCGCCGGTACTATCGAGCAAGCGCATAACCCCGTAAGGTGTGCAAGGGCGCAGGCTGGGGATGCGTAAGGTGAGTCGCCCAACGTTGGTGGGGTGAAAACCGTCAACGTCTTTGCTGGGGTTGATTTGCTCAATGATTAATGAGGCATCCAAATGCGCTGGCAATGGAAGTTGCACTAAAATGCCGTCAATCAACGGGTCACGATTGAGTTCGTTGATGAGCTCAATCAGTTCGTGTTGAGTGGTTTGCGGGGGCAGGTCGTAAGAGCGCGACAAAATGCCCACTTCTTCGCAGGCTTTACGTTTGTGGCTGACATACACCTGCGATGCGGGGTCGGAACCAATCAGTATGACAGCGAGGCCGGGGCGACGTTTGCCGCTGTCGAGACGGGCAGTAACCCGTTGTTGCACTTCGAGACGAACTTCGGCGGCTACTTTCTTTCCATCAATAATTTGGGCTGTCATGGTGTTTCCGGGGCAAGGAAAAGCGCGTATTGTCGCATTGGACTCACTCTCCGTACAACTGCCGTTTCAGCCCGCTACGATTCAAGATAGTGGTAGCAATCTCTTCAATTGAAATCGCAGTGGTATTGACGTAGGGAATATTTTCGCGGCGATACAAACTTTGCTGCCACTCCAATTCCTGTTGGCATTGGCTCAAGGATGCGTACCGGCTGTTAGGTTTGCGTTCCTGACGAATACGCTGCAATTGTTCCGCACTGATGGTTAGTCCAAACAACTTATTGCGGAAAGGATGCAGGAGTTTAGGCAAGCCTGATGCATCCATGTCTTCTTCCGTCAGTGGGTAGTTCGCGGCGTAAATGCCGTACTGCATCGCCAGATACAAACACGTAGGGGTTTTACCGGAGCGCGATACGCCCACCAAAATAATCTCGGCTTCGGCGAAATTTTTCGCACTGATACCATCGTCATTGGCTTGCGCAAAATTAATCGCGGAAATGCGTTTGGAATAGGACGCATCGTTGTGCAGCCCGTGCGAACGACCGATAGCGTGGGAAGAGGGTTGCCCCAGTTCTTTTTCCATCGAGTCGATAAAGCTGTCGAAAAAGTCGTAAATCGCGCAATCTGCCGCTTCGATATGCTGACGCACAATAGGATTGATTAAGGTGCTGAATACCAGAGGGCGGCAACCATCCAGTTGCGCCATCAGGTTGATTTGTTCAGCGGTTTCCCGTGCTTTTTCCTCGGAGTCGAGAAACGGGATGCTAACTTTGCGCCATTGGATGCCGTCGAACTGGGTCAGCAAGCTGTGACCCAGTGTTTCGACGGTAATCCCGGTGCGGTCAGATAGGTAAAATACTGTCCGCCGACTGCTCATTATTTACCATCCAGACTGGCAAGGTGCAGCCAAGTATCCACCACGGTATCCGGGTTCAACGACAAGCTGCTAATGCCTTGCTCATGCAACCACACCGCGAAATCGGGGTAATCCGATGGCCCTTGCCCACAAATGCCGATGTACTTACCTTGCTTGTGGCAGGCATCAATCGCCATTTTCAGCAGCTTTTTCACCGCTGGGTTGCGCTCATCGAACAGGTGCGCAATCAAGCCGGAATCGCGATCCAGACCCAGCGTCAACTGCGTCATGTCGTTGGAACCGATAGAGAAGCCGTCGAAGTATTCGAGGAATTCTTCCGCCAGCACTGCGTTGGAAGGAATTTCGCACATCATAATCAAGCGCAAACCGTTTTCGCCACGCTTAATGCCTTGGGTTGCCAGCAATTCGGTGACTTGCTGCGCTTCTTCCAAGGTACGGCAGAACGGGATCATGATTTCGACGTTGGTTAAGCCCATGTCATTGCGGACTTTGCGCAACGCACGGCATTCCAGCTCGAAGCAATCGCGGAAATTGGCAGACAAATAGCGCGAAACGCCACGGTAGCCGATCATCGGGTTTTCTTCGTGCGGCTCGTAACGGTCGCCTGCCATCAGGTTGGCGTATTCGTTCGACTTGAAGTCGGACATGCGCACGATGACCTTGTTAGGCGCGTAGGCAGCAGCAAGAGTGGCGATGCCTTCGACCAGTTTTTCCACGTAGAAATCGACTGGGCTGGCGTAACCGGCGATCTTCGCGCCGATTTTAGCTTTCAGATCCGCAGGCAGGTTATCGAATTCCAGCAAGGCTTTCGGGTGGATGCCGATGGTATTGTTAATGATGAATTCCAGTCGCGCCAGACCCACACCCGCATTCGGCAGGCGCGAGAAGGCGAAGGCGCGGGACGGGTTGCCCACGTTCATCATGATTTTGACGGAAAGGTCGGGCAGGTTGCCGGTGTCAGCAGTGCGCACTTCAAACGGCAGCAAGCCGCTGTAGATGAAACCGGTGTCGCCTTCCGCGCAAGACACGGTGATTTCGTCGCCAGCATTGATGCGCTGGGTGGCGTCGCCACAGCCGACGACGGCGGGGATGCCCATTTCACGCGCAATGATTGCCGCGTGGCAAGTGCGTCCGCCGCGATTGGTGACGATGGCGGATGCGCGTTTCATGATCGGTTCCCAGTCGGGGTCGGTCATGTCTGTTACCAATACGTCGCCTTCTTTCACCTCGTTCATCTGGCTGATGCTCATAATGATGCGAGCAGGGCCTTGACCAATTTTTTGACCGATAGCGCGGCCTTCGGCAACCACTGTGCTTTTTTCTTTGAGCTGGTAGCGTTCGATAATGGTGGCAGAAGCGCGGCTTTCGACGGTTTCAGGGCGGGCTTGCACAATGTAGAGCTTGCCGTCGCCGCCATCGAGTGCCCATTCAATGTCCATCGGACGCTGGTAGTGCTTTTCGATAATCATGGCTTGGCGGGCGAGAGATTCGACTTGCTCTTCGCTCAGGCAGAAACGTTCGCGGCGGGCTGCATCGACTTCACGAGTCAAAGTGGCTTTATTGTGTGCGTCGCCAGCCGAGGCTGCATACACCATTTCAATCGCTTTGCTACCCAATCGGCGTGACAAAATCGCCGGGCGACCCGCTTCAATATTGGGCTTGTAAACGTAGAATTCGTCGGGGTTGACCGCGCCTTGTACCACGGTTTCGCCCAAGCCATACGCGCCCGTAACGAATACCGCATCGCGGAAGCCGGATTCGGTGTCGAGGGTGAACAATACGCCGCTTGCGCCGATGTCACTGCGTACCATTTTTTGTACGCCAGCCGACAGGAACACTTTGTCATGTTCAAAATGCTGGTGGACGCGGTAGGCAATCGCACGGTCGTTGTACAATGAGGCAAACACTTCCTTGATGGCGGCAATAACATTATCTAGCCCGCGCACATTGAGGAAAGTTTCTTGCTGACCGGCGAAGGATGCATCCGGTAAGTCTTCAGCAGTGGCGGAAGAACGTACTGCGAAAGAGGCAGTATCACCTGAACCCGCTGCGAGTGTGTCGTAGGCTTCGCGCACGGTTTCTAACAATTTTTCGGGTAATGGTGTATCCATGACCCAACCACGGATGGTTTTACCGGCATTAGTGAGGGCGTGGATGTCGTCTACGTCGAGGGAGTTCAGGAGCGCGTTGATGCGGTCAGCGAGACCGTCAGCGCGGATAAAATCTTGGTAAGCGTGTGTGGTTGTGGCAAAACCGTTCGGGACGCTAACGCCCACATTTGCCAAGTTACTGATCATTTCCCCAAGGGAGGCGTTTTTGCCGCCGACGATGTTAACATCGTGCATCCCCAATTGATCAAACCAAAGAATGTAATCTGCCATTGCGCGATCTCCGTTTAGTCGAAGTTGGAAGTTTGGATCTTTATATTTTGGTTGGTATAGGTTGAAGGGTTATTGTTTCATAAGGGGCGGGGGATAAAAAGAGCGGCGTTCTTTAGCGAACGCCGCAAGCACCACAGTTAGCATGAGAAAAACATTCGGTGTGAATGTTTAACTGGTGCGTAAGATAACCAAAAAGCCATACGTTAAAAAATCAATTGTTTCAATTATTACTATTGTATTGCACAATAATGCAATAACTTAGAGGATCAATCCACGTGGCAATGCACTACTACAAGCAGACACGCTATAAGCTGTTACGGACTTTTTGTGTGGTCGCACAAAAAGAAAATATTACCCATGCAGCAGAGCAGTTACACATTAGCCAGCCGACTGTTTCATTGCAAATTCAAGCACTTGAGCGTGAAATGGGTGAGCAGTTATTAGAGCGTCGCGGCCCCAGTGTGCGTTTAACCCCGGAAGGCAAAATACTTTACCAGCTTGTTCAGCCTATCGCCGCCGGAATTGACGGTTTGCGCGAAAGCTTTGCGGCGAATCTGGGCAAAATGGAAAAGGGTGAGTTGAATATTGCAGCGGGGCAATCCACCGCGCTGTATGTATTGCCCGAATACCTAAAACGTTTCCACGAGGCTTACCCCGGTATCCGCATTAACCTGCATAACGTCGCAGGGCAAAGCGGTATGAAAATGTTGCTGGAAGATCAGGTGGATTTAGCCGTGGGGCCGTTGCTGCAAGTGCCAGAAGGTATTATTTATCAGCCATTTGCATCGTTTGGGTCGATTTTGATTACAGCGCAAGATCATCCGTTGGCAACCCATGAGCGGGTAACGTTGGAAGATATTGGCCCTTACGGTTTGATTTTGCCGCCGCGAAATATGAGTACCTGGCGCATGGTGGACACGGTATTCCGCCAGCATGAAGTGCCGTATACGGTGGCAATGGAAGCTGGTGGCTGGGAAATCGTCAAAAAATACGTGGAAATGGGTTTGGGCGTGTCAATTGTCACCGAAGTGTGTCTGACTGGTAACGAAAAAGTCAAAGCCGTGCCGTTACACGACTATTTCCCCGCACGAAGTTACGGCTTGATTGTACGCCGTGGTAAGTTTTTCAGTCCTCAGGCTAAACGGTTCATTGAAATGTTTGATGAAAACTTTTTCATGCCAACGTGAGCCAGAGCGGTTTCGCTGGTGCGTATTTCTTGCGTGGCACTGGCGTACAATTCCTGATACTGATGGGCAATGTTGTGAATGCTGTAGTGACGTTTGATGCGTTGCATCGCGCGTTGTCCTTGTTCATCCCGCCATGTTGCCCCGGCATTGATCCATTCTAACCAAGCAAAGGCCAGTGCCGATGGGCTGGCATCCCGCAAAATATGCCCGGTATTGCCGATAATACGCGGCACATCGCCGACATCGGTAGCAATACATGCTACACCACACGCCATCGCTTCCCCCACGACATTGGAAAAACCTTCCCCGTAGCTGGAAGTCAGGGTAAACACATCCAACGCATTGAGAATCGCCGGAATATCCTGACGTTCCCCGGTGAGGTGTAAGTTCGCTTGCAATGCGGGGAAGCGTTTTAGCAATTGCTGAATTTCACGGTTTTCGTGGGTAATTTCACGTCCGGTTAAAATGAAATGCACATTTTTTTGATGTTTATTCAGCAGGTTGGCAGCTTCTAGGAACAGCGCGTGATTTTTCATAGGGTGGTAATTCGCCACCATGCCAATGACAAACGCTTCTTCGGGAATCGCTAGGCTGTGGCGAATGGTTTCGCGGCTGTAGGCATTCGGTGCAAAAACGTGAGTGTCAAAACCATTGGGAATAATGTGCGCGTTGTGTTCCTTGAAGCCGAAATCTGCGTGTTGTTCCGCCGCGCGGTACGCATTGTAAATAATCCCGGTCGGTTTGCCGGAACGTTTCGCGGAAAGCCGGATTGCCCATTGCATCGCAGTGGATTCGAGGGTGATGTCGTACAGACTTTGGCGAATATTCCAAAACACCGGGTGACGGTTAGACAGCGCGAGATTGGCGATGGA encodes:
- a CDS encoding glycosyltransferase, which produces MRILMVSDVYFPRVNGVSTSIQAFRQALQAAGHSVTLIAPDYGQAVEDEAGIIRIASRGVIIDPEDRMMRIRHIHRLTAELQAEHYDIIHIHTPFVAHYAGLKLARKLKLPVVATYHTFFEEYLYNYIPWLPKSWLRYVARRFSRTQCADLDALVVPSTAMKQVLENYGITTPMAVLPTGLDLRMFDSGDGAAFRQHHSLAADRPLLLFVGRVAFEKNIGFLLEVVEQLLPSLPDVLLLITGEGPAEKSLHAQVQRSGLEQNVRFMGYLRRDGDLQACYKAADVFVFASRTETQGLVLLEAMACGTPVVSTAVLGTKDVIGAGIGGLVAPENAASFAAQVKRLMIGKTLHAQKAKEARQYAATWSHTAQAEKLLAFYQDTLNAKRG
- a CDS encoding DMT family transporter, translating into MAYFYLTLAIIAEVIATSSLRATEEFTKPIPTLIMVIGYGLAFYFMTLALRTLPLGFTYAVWSGLGIVLISVIGIIFYDERLDLAAALGMGMIIAGVMIIQLFSKIVKH
- a CDS encoding RMD1 family protein — protein: MNNVTLNLQNTVQIRVRAALIGSRIDAKPFRADETLAINPLTVAIPGGGCVVLFRYGVVVFFGMNSEQETQFLERLLPLTNEPRTWPDDELIEVRIDTEQLEGVDAQGCLWLHDTSIQRLQLVAEMLARSSVLSDDEARVAKTFEQIEPLAQNLSKGGHGGRKRHELLSYIGDSLLSQQRMVGRAEVAEKPDLLWERPELEGLYLRLEDEFELRERHLGLERKLQVISNTAETLLDLLQTRQSHRVEWYITILIVVEIGLTLYELFFRGQH
- the queA gene encoding tRNA preQ1(34) S-adenosylmethionine ribosyltransferase-isomerase QueA, with protein sequence MQLSDFYYDLPPELIASEPLSERTASRLLQVGADGACRDGKFTDVLELIQPNDLLVFNNTRVIPARLHGQKASGGKVEVLIERVLDAHTALAHVRASKSPKPGTRLRLESAVDAEVVGRQGELFELRFLHEATVLNLLDQYGHVPLPPYIERQDTAADRERYQTVFAQTPGAVAAPTAGLHFDEALLAALRAKGVATAAVTLHVGAGTFQPVRVQDLSQHIMHAEYADVSLETCEAVAACKARGGRVVAVGTTSVRSLESAAQQGTLQPFQADTRLFITPGYRFKVVDAMITNFHLPESTLLMLVSAFSGYDAIMKAYQHAVCRGYRFFSYGDAMFLVPSCNNC
- a CDS encoding PhoX family protein, with protein sequence MSDVHNTSNNLTFEQVLQARLSRRHLLKGGFYLMTASVLGAGLSGCDTAEKTVADVPAQSLALTFKPVAKSVADVLSVPEGYTATVLLATGDPLKAGVTAYKNDGTDHDFNNRAGDHHDGLFYFGLNAAGNGWDASNAQRGLLCINHEVAEDLGFMHPAGATDYGKDSTNQRPTQEIGKEVAAHGVTVVEVTKTATGYRINPENPLNRRITAATLFELAGIAAGSDAMKTAFSPTGQQTRGTVNNCANGYTPWGTYLTCEENWAEYFYRREDDSVRTPKELAGFKRYGIKGDTSGRYNWARAGANDSSDLYRRWNTGVSGATAAEDFRNIANTFGWVVEINPFKPDETPKKRTSLGRFAHEGAWPAPVTAGKPVVFYMGDDSRNEYIYKYVSDALWNEADANGGMAAGDKYLNAGKLYVAQFNADGTGAWLLLAMDNKAITAYPDYAFNDAADLLIHARLAADAVGATKMDRPEWGAINPLNGEVYMTLTNNVSEKNGRGVATPLDAANPRYYNGVKGEKAVAGNLNGHIIRWREASNDHAATQFQWDVYLFGAPASAAVDTNISQLTADNDFSSPDGLWFSAVNPGLLWVQTDDAYYTDTTNCMMLAAIPGQVGDGVSTTLTNKAVATNNGADQDVNTRVGKQPGDNLRRFLVGPKDCEITGMTETPDGKALFINIQHPGENSSETWATDGNMTSHWPDGGNARPRSATVVITRNDGGKIAV